The sequence tgtcaactTTACtattctagtttattggtctctgtttACTATGTTCTGTGGTGCCTACAGCTAGTATTTGTATTATTCTCGTCGCTAAAAAAGGAACGCTTCACAAAATACAACGTAGGTCGAAGAGGTTAGGaatttttattctgattggGATTTTACCTCCGTCCCTTACGTCCTATTCTAACGAGTAAATTACTCCAATACCTAGCTGTGATTGATACTTGGAATTTATCAAACACTTCAAAATGCCGGAAAGCAACTTCTCTTTATATCGACCAGATGCTAGAAATAATTTTGACGCCGTGAGACCTGCTCCGATTTGCACCGATGCCAGCCCAGCTATGGGTCAATGTCACAACATTCACATATCTACAAACTGTTACTATGGCTATCATGATCCAAAACGAATAGaaaacattcacgtaaacacaGATTGTGAAATGTTAGAACCTCAAATTGAAAAGGGGTCGTGCCCATTGCAGACAACCACGAGGAAACGGAGTGCTGACAATAGCGATTATCCGAAGAGCAAGCGTTTGCGTGACGGTAAGTGTTTTCTGAATTTTGCTTGGGAAGTTCATtgaacacaattattttagtgCATTTTATATTGGGAGCgcatgtaataatttaatacagttCAGTGAGCTTCCACTAATATATTGTCATGTGATTTGCTTATACATTACACATGTACTTTGGAATTtagtgaataataaaacattattattagtttgCATGACATTCTATACAGAGTTATTTATAATTCCACAGCCCTGTACTAAAATTGTATCTGCTACTCgtaagaattatcaaaattaataatttatcataccACCAATATTACCAATATATATTAAGATGAGTAAAATACTAGTAAAGTAAGTAGTTATATTATCCCCATTTTCATTTCTTTGATTGTTATAAAATGGAGCAgctattttacatttgtttatacTACTATGAtaacacaataacaaaaattcaagtcataatgaaaaattaaaactatttttatattacttaagcCCTAACTAAGAGACAAGTAGAATATAGAAAgattgaaagatttttttttaatataatcatgacatttattaaataaaaggtataactcaaatacaattttgtaaaaatctAAATGTTACTAGTTACATTATTGTGTTGATAAttcaattatgaataaatatatatgacaACTTTATCACATTGAAACAGCTGCAGCAATGGTGGGTATCATTTTATTCCTTGGGAAAAATCTTATCATAATTAAATTCCTAtgaaaaattctataaaatgagttagtaaaatgtattttgctaTCTTCAAGCCTTATGAGAGCCTTTACCTGTCAGAATTTATCTGTATAGTCATgcctaataataatgatttcttaatataatttatatgtgggAAGTCTCATTTGAAatgttgaatattataatattataatacttgagACAATATTATCTAAGAAAAGTAAAGTTTTGTTGCCATTTCACATCTTGATTTTATACACACTACTTAATAATGTAGTTTTTCTAAGAAATTAAGTTAAATTGGttaccaaaatattaatattttatatctatatgttTCATAAGAACTTAAGTATATTGTCTATATTCAATTAGAAAGAAATATGTGTTgtgtaattaatgttttgtttttgtttaaaatatgtatttaatactaatactcaaaatatttctttttaaattatacaactaTTGTCAGTACTATGGCTGGTCTTAAGTTAGTCACAACTCACAgctattgttttttatagtaATGGATCACagaatatacagggtcattttgagatTGTGATACTATATGaaaacacatacttatcttctagAAAATAACACACCTatgaattgataaaaaaatcagcaaACTAAAACTGAAATTCTTGGcgaaaatattatcacaatgtcaaaatgacctttagGAACAACGataatattatgaccaaatttcAGCCACCTGATATTTCTACAGTACATTATATTCCAATAATCATTGTAATGCTGGTagcataactataaaaaaatatataagtaatataagcATATCAGTGTTGTGCTCA is a genomic window of Manduca sexta isolate Smith_Timp_Sample1 chromosome 22, JHU_Msex_v1.0, whole genome shotgun sequence containing:
- the LOC119190142 gene encoding uncharacterized protein LOC119190142 isoform X2; its protein translation is MPESNFSLYRPDARNNFDAVRPAPICTDASPAMGQCHNIHISTNCYYGYHDPKRIENIHVNTDCEMLEPQIEKGSCPLQTTTRKRSADNSDYPKSKRLRDEGMVSTTTNYNPCFLRPTHNNPDISRCLMVHMI
- the LOC119190142 gene encoding uncharacterized protein LOC119190142 isoform X1, translating into MPESNFSLYRPDARNNFDAVRPAPICTDASPAMGQCHNIHISTNCYYGYHDPKRIENIHVNTDCEMLEPQIEKGSCPLQTTTRKRSADNSDYPKSKRLRDDMQREKSIEPETHETTKLNTSNEDLLETLYWNIHGGNIYHLTQHVSVTDTILCENV